A genome region from Solanum pennellii chromosome 12, SPENNV200 includes the following:
- the LOC107006342 gene encoding serine/threonine-protein kinase STY13-like: protein MQEVSIWCNLQHSNIAEFIGAIKKTNVSKIKIKCKKCANVLSTNGYCCIVVEYVGGGTLQSYLSKHTILKKKLPLDTTIQVALDVAKGLNYIHSNKIVHRDVKTKNLLVDKNGRVKIIDFGISSKFYSPMMVGTSGTMGYMAPEVLSGSSYDHKCDVYSFAICLWEMYACLLPYPQHISHSKISHQIYKYRRPEIPKSCPTALSDIMKKCWDVNPQNRPEMKEVVQMLLAIKTRRQQQQL from the exons ATGCAAGAAGTTTCTATTTGGTGCAATCTTCAACACTCCAATATTGCTGAG TTCATTGGAGCTATAAAGAAGACGAATgtgtcaaaaattaaaataaaatgtaaaaaatgtgCAAATGTACTAAGTACAAATGGATATTGTTGCATAGTTGTGGAATATGTTGGTGGAGGTACTCTTCAATCCTATCTTTCCAAACATACaatattgaagaagaaattgcCTTTGGATACAACTATACAAGTTGCATTGGATGTTGCTAAAGGGTTGAATTACATTCATTCCAACAAGATTGTTCATAGAGATGTGAAGACTAAAAATTTACTTGTTGACAAAAATGGAAGAGTGAAGATAATTGATTTCGGAATCTCTAGTAAGTTTTATTCTCCTATGATGGTTGGAACAAGTGGAACTATGGGTTATATGGCTCCTGAGGTTTTGAGCGGTTCGTCATATGATCATAAATGTGATGTCTACAGCTTTGCAATTTGCTTGTGGGAAATGTATGCTTGTTTACTTCCATACCCTCAACACATTTCTCATAGTAAAATCTCACATCAAATTTACAAG TATCGAAGGCCTGAGATACCAAAAAGTTGTCCAACAGCATTGTCAGATATAATGAAGAAATGTTGGGATGTAAACCCACAAAATAGGCCAGAGATGAAGGAAGTGGTGCAGATGTTATTAGCCATTAAGACAAgaagacaacaacaacaattataa